The genomic window AAATCCTCTATTAACAGTTTAAGACGCTGTGATTTTCGATCAATAATATCAATATACGAAGCTCGTTCTTCATGGCTAAGGTTATCGTTTTTTAGAAGCTCTGTGTACGTAATGACTGAGGTAAGTGGTGTTCGTAAGTCATGGCTAACATTTGTAATTAATTCTGTTTTCAAGCGCTCACTTTTTAGTTGTTTTTGCTGTGAGTGCTGTAAGCCTTCTTTTAGTTGGTTAAGGGTTTGTGCTAGATCACTAAGAACAGCGCCTCCTTTAATTGGAAGGGGCTCAGCGGCTTCGCCTGCAACGATTTTTTTCGACTCTTTTATCAGGTTGTTAAAATAACCAACTCTTTTTAAAAGAAGGATGAACAGCGGCAATCCGACTAGTAACAAAGCGATAAAATAGAAAAGAAGAAAAATAGCTTCTATAAAAAAGAGTGGAAACCCTACTCCAAATAAAAACACTGTCCCGAGTAATAAGCTCAATTGTATTCCAACCGACCGATGTTCAAACGCCTCTTTTATCATCGTAGTGAAACGGTACATTATTGAACGCTTAGCTAATTCTTTAAGTGACTCCGTCTTCTTCATTGTCAAACATCTATAGACGACGATGAAAAGCAGCCCAATGCACAAAAGAAACATCGCTAGTGAAAAAAGAGTTGAAGCAGTTGAATACTCACTTAAATAGAGCAGATTGTTGGCAAACTGATCCCCAAAAATAAGCAACAAGATACTTAAGATGATGGCGATACCGAGTAAAAGATCTGTCGGGACACGTTCTAACTTTAACCCCTTCGTTGATTCGGCTAACTCGTTACGAATCCTTCTAAACGATCTGCCTGCTGTTGTGACCAAACCGACGCCTAAAAGAGCGAACCCTACTAAGGAAAGCTGTCTTTTTCTATAGTCATCAGCCGCTGATGTTATGGCGCTTGTTCGGTCAGATGGAATGCCAATTGCTCCTTCATAGCTCATGTTTGTTTCTTCATTAGTTGTAGCAGTAGCCTCACTTAAAAACCAGCCTTCAGAATTGTAGAATGGATAGTTACTCTCCATCAACCCATTCATATCCGTATAAGACTGGTACATTTCCATACTATCTTCATTGAACGATTCCTCCCAGCGGCTTTTGACAACGTGATCCATATTCGTGTAGACATCGCCTGTTTCGTGAGAGATAAAATAATAGTGAAAGGTTGATTCTAGTCGATGGAAAATTTGACGTTCTCTTTCAAGATAGACAAACTGATCTTTTAGTTGCTGTTCTTTTTCTGCTTGAATTCTAGCGGTAAGGGCCTCATCATCAAAGATTTCACGGACTGCAACGATGTCTTTATCCCGTTGTTCTCTTAAAACTTGAGCCATCTCACTCCCTTCGTCAAGCTCATTCCACTCTAATTCATCTTGGTAGTGCTGATGAATGGATTGAATGTCTCCGAACTCTGCCCCATACTCATAGCGGTACTCATTCAAATCTTCTT from Shouchella hunanensis includes these protein-coding regions:
- a CDS encoding sensor histidine kinase, which codes for MATKWKSRWKQIGWLFLLSAGIGSLFVVLYYSDTYTYKNYYKTPTFQHELDDFLTKVVQFEFKDQTLEEEIEAIKVTEEDLNEYRYEYGAEFGDIQSIHQHYQDELEWNELDEGSEMAQVLREQRDKDIVAVREIFDDEALTARIQAEKEQQLKDQFVYLERERQIFHRLESTFHYYFISHETGDVYTNMDHVVKSRWEESFNEDSMEMYQSYTDMNGLMESNYPFYNSEGWFLSEATATTNEETNMSYEGAIGIPSDRTSAITSAADDYRKRQLSLVGFALLGVGLVTTAGRSFRRIRNELAESTKGLKLERVPTDLLLGIAIILSILLLIFGDQFANNLLYLSEYSTASTLFSLAMFLLCIGLLFIVVYRCLTMKKTESLKELAKRSIMYRFTTMIKEAFEHRSVGIQLSLLLGTVFLFGVGFPLFFIEAIFLLFYFIALLLVGLPLFILLLKRVGYFNNLIKESKKIVAGEAAEPLPIKGGAVLSDLAQTLNQLKEGLQHSQQKQLKSERLKTELITNVSHDLRTPLTSVITYTELLKNDNLSHEERASYIDIIDRKSQRLKLLIEDLFEASKMASGNVELKTETVDLNQLLKQALAESNQAIEASSLHFRVKEESEPLYAKVDGQKLWRVFDNLLTNILRYALPETRVYIHARKEENRIKISFKNVTNYELGDNVDELFERFKRGDSSRHTEGSGLGLAIAKSIAQLHGGDVQLEVDGDLFKATVLLPAL